gtgtttttttttttaatctttaaagtttgtgaaaaaatatatttgagttcAATTTGATTTATGGTTTCGGGTTGATTTCAGCTTTTTAGAcggtttttttaattcatagatAGGTTTATCACAATTTCTAAGGTGTTTTTGgtcaaaaataggttgaaaaacaGATTTttggatagaaaaaaaacataaaccttaattttttagaCAAATCAAACGATGCACcgtctaatttttttatcaacaaaaattagAGCAGACAACCACCACTAGTTGCAATTAAAAAAGGGGAGGGGGTAGTCATGTGGACCTATCAGAGCAAGCCCACAATTGGgctctaataaaataaatcaggCGGGCTAGCTTGATTTACTAGACTTAATAATGCTTgacctttaaatttttattctaaattacttttttgttctaattcttttttaaaaatattaatgcttttttatatggttttttctttaattgtttttttatatttagattaatactccttctctttttcattttatttagagagtctcttttaaatgataactattttttttgttacacatttaaattttgaagagtttttatgattcatctataattttttttttatcttttgcatagatgaaatttaattttaaaaataaaataaattattttcgaataatatttctaaaataaatggCAACTATTTCTCTTCTATtgtattcaatcaatttaatttgtgtttctatttctattattttttgcttgaataaaaaaattatttttataaacaaatttaggAAACACAATTGGATAAATATATCAGTttacgagattaaatatcttgatgtaTTTCTGTCtgtcagtttttttatttttatttatggtttatggtttttttatttattaacacacataattcttgatttatttgattatatgtatgcacaaatttttttattttcacttaaattatttttaactataaaaacatgttgaaaaaaatatttaactcgtGACAAAGCATTAATTCAAGAAACAagattttcccttttttttaaaaaaaaaaaccctaggtTTAGCTATTCAATTTTGTCGTTCTAATTAAACAGGAAACTTTAACTGTGAGCCAACAAAAAACGTAGCTGCTTCTGGTCCTGGACGATCAAGATCAGACCATTTAGTATTCCTAAAATGTCCATGGAATGATTAATTTCTAGTAAACTAATACAAAGTCAATAGTAACTTGTTCGATGCTGATACTGCAACCTGCGATAAGTATAAATCTTAACAAACTAATCTGGCCAATCCCTTAATAACAAGTTGCCAAAATCTCCCACCAACACTGCTGTTTTGTCTCCATCAACTTCCCCCTTCCTCTATATAATCACCACCACTCGCATCGATCACATAACATTCTCAACCAACCTAGCAGCATCCAACACACagagagaaacagaggaagaggctactttttttctttaattttaggaGAGAGAGGTACATTTGCATGGAGATTGCTTCAATTCTAGCTTACGTATGCTTCTTCCTCTCTAGTCTTCTTTCTTATCCtctcttgaagaagaagaataggaTACCTAAACAAAGAGCTAAGCTTCCTCCAGGTTCAATGGGATGGCCATATGTAGGCGAAACTCTTCAACTTTATACTCAAGACCCAAATGTCTTCTTTGCTACAAAGCAAAAAAGGTTCTAGTAATTACCATATGAACTTAATTTCCTTTCTCAGGATTCCCCTTTGCATGGATTTGAACTTCTGCAAAGCCagtcttgttatttttctttacttttttcagGCATGGAGAAGTATTCAAGAGCCACATACTTGGCTGTCCTTGTGTTATGCTAGCTAGCCCTGAGGGTGCAAGATTTGTGCTGGTGACTCATGCTCACCTGTTCAAGCCTACATACCCCAAAAGCAAAGAGAAGATGATCGGCCCTTCAGCTCTCTTTTTTCACCAAGGAGATTACCACAGTCTTCTAAGGAAGTTGGTTCAGAGTTCTTTATCCCCAGACAAGATCCGGAAACTAATTCCCAGTATGGAATCCGTAGCCATCTCTGCCTTGGAATCATGGTCCAGTGGGCATATCATCAACACATATCATGAAATGAAGAAGGTTTGCTCCAAAAAaagtaaactaatattttttttcacaagtaaataaaatattatttcttaaccaaacaaaataGAGTACTTAGCTTATGACTAGCTCTTTAGCGTACATATGTAAGGCTCAAGCTACTTAAATGCAGTTTTGACTTGtctattatttaagaaaatgggGTTGTGATCTTATGGTCTCATTCCTCCTCCCTTTTACTGCAATGGATTGGTTCCTAATTAGAATTTTGTTGTTGTGTTCTTCTTTGAGTTTCTGATCACTGGGTCCTCAAATTTATGTTTACATCAGGATTCTCTGGttagtgatttttttccttttcctttggtCCTCCACACAGTTTTCTTTTGATGTCGGCATTCTTTCTATCTTTGGTCACCTGGACAGCAACCATAGAGAGATGCTGAGTGACAACTACCACATAGTAGATAAGGGTTACAATTCATTTCCAACAAAAATTCCAGGAACTGCTTACCACAAAGCTCTTTTGGTAAGAAATGTCCTGTCCATCATCCATCCATGTATGTCAATAGTAGCCGCATAAGAATTTGAATCtgacttctttttatttctttatggttATCAAAGGCAAGGAAAAGGCTTAATCAGATATTAAGTGAGATAATTtgtgagagaaaagagaaaagactACTAGAGAAGGATTTCCTGGGCCATCTTCTGAACTTCAAAAATGAGAAGGGAGAGATTTTAACTGAAGATCAAATTGCTGACAACATTATAGGAGTACTTTTTGCTGCCCAGGACACAACAGCTAGTGTTCTGACATGGATTCTGAAATACCTCCATGATGACCAGAGACTCCTAGAAGCTGTTAAGGTGAGAAATCCCTAGAAAAATCTCATTTATTGTTTGTAAGTTAGTTCTTGAAATAAATCGAGTAACTGTGAATACATTCCAGGCAGAACAAATGGAGATATATGAAGCGAATGGAAGAGGAAAGAAGCCTCTAACATGGGCACAGACAAGAAACATGCCACTTACATATAGGGTAAATTAACTGTTTGCATTCAAGATATTCTTATCGCTGAAGTTTGcttaattaagaaagaaatgagTAATTATATGGAATCTACAGGTTATATTAGAGAGCTTGAGGATGGCGAGCATCATATCATTCACATTCAGGGAAGCAGTAGTTGATGTTGAATACAATGGTGAGGACTCGAGCAAGAACTTCTCTGTGATGATAATGGTATTTAAAAGCTATATTCTTATAAAACAGAGAATTTAtcactgctatatatatatataggatacCTAATACCAAAGGGCTGGAAGGTGTTGCCAATGTTCAGGAACATTCATCACAATCCAGAATTCTTTCCTGATCCTCACATCTTTGACCCGTCAAGGTTTGAGGTatgtgataaaaacaaaataagaaagaaatctTCATTAAAAATTAGCTGTAAGcaaattttactttcttttgtcttggttGCGGCGGATGCAGGTTGCTCCAAAACCCAACACTTTCATGCCATTTGGAAATGGCGTGCATGCTTGCCCTGGCAATGAGATCGCCAAGCTGGAGATACTCATCTTGATCCATCATATAGTGACCAAATTCAGGTACAGTTTCATGGACAGACAAAATCCCATTTTATTGCCAAGTTTGGCCGTCTCTTGGTGACCAGTTAGCTCGCTGAAATCTGAGATCTTGTgagcaaaattgataaaattcttttttgcaGGTGGGAAGTGGTGGGATCACAAAATGGGATTCAATATGGCCCATTTCCGGTGCCCCGGCAAGGACTCCCGGCCAGATTTTGGAGATAACGTACCCTTAAGTTCAAGATGCCTTCTCTCATTCACAGAATTTTCTACCCTCCTAACCCAACCCTCTAGATTTTACATGGGGTCCCTATCTCTTAACTACTAGATATTTTACCCTAATATTTCTCATGCTGCTTCTCGTGAGGAAGAGTCTTTATGGGAATTGTCCCAATTATCCCATTGTCAATCTATGGCCTGTGtaaattgaattaatgaatGATTCTCGCATTTTGATAGCTTGATGTTCTAATTACCAGAACTAATAATTATCAATGCAGCTCAAAGATCTGGGTCAGTTTATCTGTTTAAACAAACCATGAACcgatttgatatatttttttaatcgtttAGCTAAGAAACTTAGTGTCATGATTTAGTGTTTAACACGTGAGAGTAATAAGAAGGTTACGGCTCCAGACGAGGGAgagtgttttattaattttgaggaGACAATCATCTATccctctttttcttcaaaaaagaagaagaagaagaaggtgcagaCAAAAAAACTAAGCTCCCGAGCCCACGCATATGGGCTTTGCAGTGACAGGTCCTTTGGGTTTTGTACTGacaatttgagttttttttatattttttattttaggttatttttattttttatttgggttttccATATGTTATGAGattctaatataatttattttttaaagttttttttatttgaaaatatattaaaataattttttattgatattatatatcaaaataatttaaaaatataaaaaattaattaatttaaaaaacattttaaaaaaatacgatACAGCCACGTTAACAAACAATATCTGAGGATTTGTTTGACTTTCCTGTGATTACAAGTTAAAACACTTTTTAGCtgattagagagagagagagagatgcatgtttctttttaaatcaatttttacatGCTTTTTATACgataacattttttctcatttccatAGTGAAACACAACGTGATTGAGCAGGGTCCTAGTTTAATTGCAAACATGATTAATAAACACGATTCAagatttgggttttgggtttattcAGTCagcttataaattttatgatagGATCGTAAATTAACAAGTTAATTTAgatgtaatttaaaataatattattttaattttaaaaaataaaatcaaatatgcaagaataaaataaaataaaataataaaaacaacatcattttataaaaaaaaaattataaaactcggATAAGATTTTAATCCGAGTAACCATaagagaaattttatattatgatgAAGAAATgcaattgttaatattatgtGAAATTGAGGATATGTGGTGTGAATTGTTGTAACGATGTAATTTGTGattgaatgatatttataaatatgaaataaaatttgaagaattAATGTAATGGATTAAAATTGTGTTCAATGGCTTGTATATAAACGTAAATGGAAGGGAAAAAATTAgagttctaaaaaaaaatagaggagaaAGAATATGTTACTTGGATTGGTTGACTtgttctaggtttttttttaaataaataaaaacgtaAAGAATCAAAGAGAAAATTTCACTCCCTTTATAAATAAGGAATTCAACTAAGCATATGTttgaatattaaatttggttaaaTTAAGAGATACGTAAATAATATTGagttatgttgatttttaatttgaattttgaatgaaaaagaaaacaattataaacaatataaatgataataacGACATATGAATgagtgaaaatttaaattttatatggaAGATGAAGTTGATCCTTATGGTAAATGAATGATTagtgatttattaattttaatggtACAAGAGAAGTTGCGGAATCCAATCAATAATAAGGGACTGCATTACTTACACAAGCATCAGGTAGGTGCTTGTCACTTTCTAGGAATTTAGTAGTGATTTGATCATTAAtgaattgttaaataaaaaagatatgagCAGTGAATTGTTGAAAGTAATCCCTGGTTAATAGGATTAGTGTCTTGCTTACTGGATGGATTTAGAAACTAATCCCTAGTTAATGAGATTAGTGCCCTGGTTATTAGACGGATGAAGAAACTAATGCTTGGTTAATGAGATTGGTATTTTGTTTACTAGGTAAAATGAGAAGATAAATCTCTGGTTAATGGGATTAGTCCTCTTGCTACTGGGCGGATTGAGAAAACTAATTTCTTGGATTATAAGATTTATGACCTAGATATGAGGTTAAAGTCTCGTTGAACGAGCAATTAAAGAAACTAAATCCTGGAATGATAGGTTAGTACATGAAGTGTTGAgcaatttaaagaatttaaataatttagtgATAAAATAGATGGAGAAATGAATTAATGATGGATTCTGTCATGTTTGAAGTTTTTGTTATGAATGGTattgaagaaaaaggattaTATGAATACTTGAGTATATACATGTGTAggccataaaaataaatcatcattgATTGTAACGCAGATTTTACCtaataaaattatgtaataAATTTTCAGATACCTCATCTCATTGTGTTGATTAGAATGACAACAGATTTATGTCTTTTGCTTAATTATATGATGTAATCATGgaacaaacaaatattttattttaatataattttgtaaattaatcGTACTTACTTATCGAATATAATTAAGGATCATGTACCTAAAAATATGAATCACATTTGAATATTGTGATTCATATTtttgtaaatcttttttttttcactgtttaagtattatttttcattagttGTTATagtaaaaattgttatttctttatttaattgaatgaatATCATAGACAATGAGATATTGATGTGATGAATGAATTGAGATATTCTCGCATGAGATGACAAGTATCATATTGATTGATATCGGTTATGATGTTGTTGAGTCGATAACTTGATATTGATAATATAGAGGAAACtctactaaaatttaataaaattatattaaaaaa
The DNA window shown above is from Populus trichocarpa isolate Nisqually-1 chromosome 4, P.trichocarpa_v4.1, whole genome shotgun sequence and carries:
- the LOC18097786 gene encoding abscisic acid 8'-hydroxylase 4; amino-acid sequence: MEIASILAYVCFFLSSLLSYPLLKKKNRIPKQRAKLPPGSMGWPYVGETLQLYTQDPNVFFATKQKRHGEVFKSHILGCPCVMLASPEGARFVLVTHAHLFKPTYPKSKEKMIGPSALFFHQGDYHSLLRKLVQSSLSPDKIRKLIPSMESVAISALESWSSGHIINTYHEMKKFSFDVGILSIFGHLDSNHREMLSDNYHIVDKGYNSFPTKIPGTAYHKALLARKRLNQILSEIICERKEKRLLEKDFLGHLLNFKNEKGEILTEDQIADNIIGVLFAAQDTTASVLTWILKYLHDDQRLLEAVKAEQMEIYEANGRGKKPLTWAQTRNMPLTYRVILESLRMASIISFTFREAVVDVEYNGYLIPKGWKVLPMFRNIHHNPEFFPDPHIFDPSRFEVAPKPNTFMPFGNGVHACPGNEIAKLEILILIHHIVTKFRWEVVGSQNGIQYGPFPVPRQGLPARFWR